In Mercenaria mercenaria strain notata chromosome 15, MADL_Memer_1, whole genome shotgun sequence, a single genomic region encodes these proteins:
- the LOC123554566 gene encoding uncharacterized protein LOC123554566, whose amino-acid sequence MCCAVEYPPLSQKMGMTDRGCLLYALATKKEKVKEKINSLKERKIQAKEDVKTELQEPKTDIQEKAEKCKESTMATEVADNKEKGKKKKWKSVPLTDLGFNISLFPRPTRPERIDPEEEARIIDQIENELEEYDSVVEKYREFDTTETELFEGNCKKNDKLARKDRDRKVRKAGKQVKDKYCTSVKNNKGREKLFIHHRLFKLINLEVQRLTHFLPSRSNYRTIDFKSNKSSDETKSRLKPYAPIPSNHRPAPVQNLRFALQNTNAASHFDSSLVNVLINLQHRDLTPEDYELLLRLDESVAPKTVDKSLLDNFKSDIVDDSCSGDICPVCMDAYEIGQNRKFLPCNHVFHAKCIEMWLENSSRNCPIDNLPVDEPS is encoded by the exons ATGTGTTGTGCAGTAGAATATCCCCCGTTGTCTCAGAAAATGGGCATGACAGATCGCGGATGTTTATTATATGCGTTGGCAACGAAAAAGGAgaaagtgaaagaaaaaataaattcactgaaagaaagaaaaatacagGCGAAGGAAGATGTTAAAACAG AATTACAGGAACCAAAGACGGACATTCAAGAAAAAGCAGAAAAGTGCAAAGAATCCACGATGGCAACTGAAGTAGCCGACAATAAGGAAAAGGGAAAGAAGAAAAAATGGAAGTCAGTTCCTTTGACAGACCTTGGATTCAACATATCTCTTTTCCCAAGGCCAACTCGGCCCGAGCGTATAGACCCTGAGGAGGAGGCCAGAATAATTGACCAAATAGAAAATGAACTTGAAGAATATGATTCTGTTGTTGAAAAGTACAGGGAGTTTGACACAACGGAAACCGAACTGTTTGAGGGAAActgtaagaaaaatgacaaactTGCGAGGAAAGACAGAGATAGAAAAGTTAGAAAAGCTGGAAAGCAAGTGAAGGATAAGTACTGTACCAGTGTTAAGAATAACAAGGGGCGCGAAAAGCTTTTTATTCATCACCGCTTGTTCAAACTTATCAACCTTGAGGTTCAACGGCTGACACACTTTTTGCCTTCTCGGTCAAATTACAGAACGATTGACTTTAAATCTAATAAAAGTTCAGATGAAACCAAATCAAGATTAAAACCATATGCACCTATTCCTAGTAATCACCGACCAGCACCAGTTCAGAATCTACGCTTTGCACTTCAAAACACTAATGCAGCTTCACATTTTGATTCAAGCCTTGTTAACGTTTTAATAAATTTGCAGCATCGGGATTTAACACCCGAAGATTACGAGCTCCTTTTAAGACTTGATGAATCTGTCGCACCAAAAACTGTTGATAAGTCTTTGCTTGACAACTTCAAATCTGACATTGTTGATGACAGTTGCAGCGGTGATATTTGCCCAGTTTGTATGGATGCTTATGAAATTGGACAGAATAGAAAGTTTCTGCCCTGTAATCATGTCTTTCATGCTAAATGTATCGAGATGTGGTTGGAAAATTCTTCAAGGAATTGTCCTATAGATAATTTACCTGTTGATGAACCTTCATGA
- the LOC123554590 gene encoding crystallin J1A-like, translated as MSSALQSRRIAAVVGALVADAAAQPIHWNYKVDKLDAMLKNAEEVAFWEPSANPFYKLPLGNQSCYGDQSFVVLKSLVENKGLCVEHLKNSTFEWFGPKSKYENPTNAVYKIKTDAEKATTYPIDGPWRHFSIKDFIRNVLEEKPTTGSEKDEQMDCTLRIVSVVALYAGRPEMLDRAEEVIRSTQNSDTSVAVGLAAARLLEYYILNGVMENAVEHVIEDLTNQNRANAQDLDKALASFLREVLRKKDEPHIKTARTFRID; from the exons ATGAGCTCGGCACTGCAATCCCGTCGGATTGCAGCTGTCGTCGGGGCCTTGGTTGCCGACGCTGCAG CCCAGCCGATACACTGGAATTACAAAGTGGATAAACTGGATGCCATGCTGAAAAATGCAGAGGAAGTGGCGTTTTGGGAACCATCCGCAAACCCCTTCTACAAACTACCTCTTGGAAACCAGAGTTGCTATGGAGACCAGTCGTTTGTCGTTCTGAAATCCCTCGTCGAAAATAAAG GTTTGTGTGTAGAACATTTAAAGAATTCAACATTTGAGTGGTTTGGCCCGAAATCAAAGTACGAGAACCCTACAAACGCCGTGTACAAGATCAAAACAG ATGCAGAAAAAGCTACCACATACCCTATAGACGGACCATGGAGACATTTCAGTATCAAAGATTTTATCAGGAATGTATTAGAAGAGAAACCAACTACAG GATCTGAAAAGGATGAACAGATGGACTGTACTTTACGAATTGTTTCTGTGGTAGCACTGTATGCGGGTCGCCCTGAAATGCTAGATAGAGCGGAGGAGGTGATCCGATCTACTCAAAATTCAGACACCAGTGTGGCAGTGGGACTGGCTGCTGCAAG ATTGTTGGAGTACTATATTTTGAATGGTGTGATGGAAAATGCAGTTGAACATGTGATTGAAGATCTGACCAACCAGAATAGAGCAAACGCGCAAGATCTAGATAAAGCCTTAGCTTCGTTTTTAAGGGAAGTACTCAGAAAAAAGGACGAGCCGCACATTAAGACGGCTCGAACCTTTCGAATTGACTGA